In one Echinicola marina genomic region, the following are encoded:
- a CDS encoding rhamnogalacturonan acetylesterase, giving the protein MKNILILFSSMVLLVLGNSSHAQKVVGRSWKFDFGNGAISEGYQQVLPAHKYNKSRGYGFLEGKEPQAFNHGKDALKGDFVSSDRPFFFTVDVPEGNYDVKVVLGDPKGTSSTTVRAENRRLMLDKTTTKYARQVEKSFSVHVRYPEIARTDRKVRLKSRELDYLHWDHQLTLEFNGDAPKLVSIEISPNTKAPTVFLAGNSTVVDQAYEPWAAWGQMFPVFFKPGKVVIANHAESGETFKAFRGEGRLDNILSLMKPGDYLFMEFAHNDQKPGGSHVAPFTTYQEIIREYIAAIREKGGIPVLVTSMHRRRFDKEGKIINTLEEYPEAMRQLAEEDGIALIDLNAMSKVLYEAWGEEYSKKAFVHFPAGTFEGQTQDFADDTHFSTYGAYQLASCVVEGLKATNLRLKKYLKKGLPSYDPENPPSFEEFYWPLSTRTSIIKPDGD; this is encoded by the coding sequence ATGAAAAACATATTGATTTTGTTTTCCTCAATGGTTTTGTTGGTACTTGGCAATAGCAGTCATGCCCAAAAAGTGGTGGGTAGATCCTGGAAATTTGACTTTGGAAATGGAGCGATAAGTGAGGGCTACCAGCAAGTGTTGCCAGCCCATAAATACAATAAATCAAGGGGATATGGTTTTTTGGAGGGTAAGGAGCCACAGGCATTTAACCATGGTAAGGATGCATTGAAGGGGGATTTTGTCAGTAGTGATCGGCCATTTTTCTTTACAGTAGATGTGCCTGAGGGAAATTATGATGTAAAAGTAGTTTTGGGAGATCCTAAGGGAACTTCTTCTACGACCGTGAGGGCAGAGAATAGGCGCTTGATGCTGGACAAAACTACTACGAAATATGCCAGACAAGTGGAAAAAAGTTTTTCGGTACATGTTCGCTATCCCGAGATAGCAAGAACTGATCGCAAGGTGAGGTTAAAGAGCAGGGAATTGGATTACCTGCATTGGGATCATCAGCTGACATTGGAGTTCAATGGTGATGCGCCCAAGCTGGTGTCCATTGAAATAAGTCCCAATACCAAGGCGCCAACCGTGTTTTTGGCGGGTAACAGTACGGTAGTTGACCAAGCCTATGAACCTTGGGCGGCTTGGGGTCAGATGTTTCCTGTTTTCTTCAAACCCGGAAAAGTGGTCATCGCCAATCATGCAGAATCAGGAGAGACTTTTAAGGCCTTCCGTGGGGAAGGAAGATTGGATAATATCCTCAGTTTGATGAAGCCGGGTGATTATCTCTTTATGGAGTTTGCCCATAATGACCAGAAACCTGGGGGCAGTCATGTAGCACCTTTTACTACTTATCAAGAGATCATAAGGGAATATATTGCTGCCATAAGGGAGAAGGGTGGGATTCCTGTGCTAGTGACTTCCATGCACCGAAGGCGGTTTGATAAAGAAGGCAAAATCATCAATACCTTGGAGGAATATCCGGAGGCCATGCGGCAATTGGCCGAAGAAGACGGTATTGCTCTTATTGATCTCAATGCCATGAGCAAAGTCCTATATGAGGCTTGGGGTGAGGAATATTCTAAAAAGGCTTTTGTGCATTTTCCTGCAGGAACCTTCGAAGGGCAGACACAAGATTTTGCCGATGACACCCACTTCAGTACTTATGGTGCCTATCAGTTGGCCAGCTGTGTGGTAGAGGGGTTAAAAGCTACCAACTTAAGGCTCAAAAAGTACCTTAAAAAAGGATTGCCAAGTTATGATCCAGAAAACCCGCCCTCTTTTGAGGAATTTTACTGGCCATTGAGTACCAGGACTTCCATTATTAAACCAGATGGAGATTGA
- a CDS encoding alpha-L-arabinofuranosidase C-terminal domain-containing protein, which translates to MNKLNPLMLGILALLLPLLGQAQNQTTLLEIDLNEKVSDVSPNMWGLFFEDINFAADGGLYAEMIKNYSFEFENPMMGWRRVEDNGAKGYVFNRNHPSGVNHKYLRLQRLNNTGNFGVSNEGFRGMAVKEGLKYTVTFIAKLAKGDDLALSTKLLAGGAVIGEGFVSGFTSKWAEYEIVMTATKTLDGVGFHVLLEGEGELDIDMISMFPEDTWKGRKRGLRKDLVQLLADMEPGFLRFPGGCIVEGFDLENRYEWKKTIGEMEEREVIKNRWNIEFAHRTTPDYYQSFGIGFFEYFQLSEDLGAEPLPILSCGLACQFNTGEQVAIGALDEYVNDALDLIEFANGPVDSKWGAKRAAMGHPEPFDLKFIGVGNENWGPQYIERAKIFEKAIKAAYPEITIVSTSGPFPDGHEFDYLWGELKEMDAELVDEHYYRPPSWFRENARRYDDYDRNGPKVFAGEYAAHSTTVSESWKRNNWEAALSEAAFMTGLERNAEVVRLASYAPLFAHVNGWQWNPDLIWFDNLRSYGTTNYHVQKLFSTNRGTDVLPITADGKSLAGEDNLYASAVLDEDSGEMIFKIVNTSTAAKKVSIKLDGKYRGNGEGVLIEMAHEDLEAFNSLENPVAVEPQEKSFIISKKTIELELKGQSVNVGKVKLSK; encoded by the coding sequence ATGAACAAGCTAAACCCCCTAATGCTTGGAATACTGGCACTTTTGCTGCCATTATTGGGCCAAGCTCAAAACCAAACTACTCTTTTAGAAATTGACCTGAATGAAAAGGTCAGTGATGTCTCCCCCAATATGTGGGGATTGTTTTTTGAAGATATCAATTTTGCTGCGGACGGTGGCTTATATGCCGAAATGATCAAGAACTATTCTTTTGAATTTGAAAATCCCATGATGGGTTGGAGAAGAGTGGAGGACAATGGCGCAAAAGGATATGTTTTTAATAGGAATCATCCGAGCGGTGTCAACCATAAATACCTGCGCTTGCAACGCTTAAATAATACAGGAAATTTTGGGGTAAGTAATGAAGGGTTTCGTGGAATGGCCGTCAAAGAGGGGCTAAAGTACACGGTGACTTTTATTGCTAAACTGGCCAAAGGGGATGATTTAGCCCTTAGCACAAAGTTACTGGCTGGTGGAGCGGTAATTGGAGAAGGTTTCGTAAGTGGTTTTACCAGTAAATGGGCAGAATATGAGATAGTAATGACGGCAACCAAAACCTTGGACGGAGTAGGATTTCATGTTTTGCTGGAAGGAGAAGGAGAACTTGATATTGATATGATCTCTATGTTCCCGGAAGATACTTGGAAGGGAAGAAAAAGAGGCTTAAGGAAGGATTTGGTGCAATTGCTCGCCGATATGGAGCCGGGGTTCTTGCGTTTTCCAGGTGGTTGTATCGTGGAAGGTTTTGATTTGGAGAACCGTTATGAATGGAAAAAGACCATTGGAGAAATGGAGGAGCGCGAGGTGATCAAAAACAGATGGAATATTGAGTTTGCGCACCGTACCACGCCCGATTATTACCAGTCTTTCGGTATTGGTTTTTTTGAATATTTCCAGTTGTCAGAAGATTTGGGCGCAGAACCCCTGCCTATTTTGAGTTGTGGCTTGGCCTGTCAGTTTAATACGGGAGAGCAGGTGGCTATTGGAGCCTTGGACGAATATGTCAATGATGCCTTGGATCTGATTGAATTTGCCAATGGACCTGTAGACAGTAAATGGGGTGCCAAACGGGCAGCAATGGGGCATCCTGAGCCTTTTGACCTGAAGTTTATTGGTGTAGGCAATGAAAACTGGGGGCCACAGTATATTGAGCGGGCAAAGATTTTTGAGAAAGCCATCAAGGCAGCCTATCCAGAGATCACCATTGTATCCACTTCGGGCCCTTTTCCTGATGGCCATGAGTTTGATTACCTATGGGGAGAGTTGAAGGAGATGGATGCAGAACTGGTGGATGAGCATTATTATAGGCCACCATCCTGGTTCAGGGAGAATGCCAGAAGGTACGATGATTATGACCGAAATGGTCCCAAAGTTTTTGCCGGAGAGTATGCTGCCCATAGTACTACGGTCAGCGAATCTTGGAAACGCAATAATTGGGAAGCGGCCTTGTCAGAAGCGGCCTTTATGACGGGTTTGGAGAGAAATGCTGAGGTGGTAAGGCTGGCATCCTATGCGCCACTTTTTGCCCATGTAAATGGCTGGCAGTGGAATCCTGATTTGATCTGGTTTGATAATCTCAGGTCTTATGGTACGACTAATTATCATGTGCAGAAATTATTTTCGACCAATAGAGGCACAGATGTATTGCCAATTACTGCAGATGGAAAAAGCTTGGCAGGAGAGGATAATTTGTATGCTTCTGCCGTATTAGATGAAGATAGTGGTGAAATGATCTTCAAGATTGTGAACACATCTACAGCGGCTAAAAAAGTCAGCATCAAATTGGATGGAAAATATAGGGGCAATGGAGAAGGTGTTTTAATTGAAATGGCCCATGAGGACTTGGAAGCATTTAACTCATTGGAGAATCCTGTCGCAGTAGAACCGCAAGAAAAAAGCTTTATAATCAGTAAAAAGACAATTGAGTTGGAGCTCAAAGGACAGTCTGTAAATGTCGGGAAAGTTAAATTGAGTAAATAG
- the galB gene encoding beta-galactosidase GalB — translation MRIRTVYRLFLGVFLVMLMLACSSSTKKQRMILDFNKGWYFKLGDHPNALNADFNVSSWQEVTLPHDWSIAGDFSENHPTTVAGGALPAGKAWYRKTFLLPKEAVEQIIWIEFDGVYRNSEVWINGHRLGERPNGYSSFKYDLSPYLNYGDEANILAVKVDNADQPNSRWYTGSGIYRNVRLVRTEKIHIDHWGLFVSTSQVSQEQAQVDLEVVIKNEGLVQRHLTLETRILNSEGLEVARQTTKETVLGNQHAEIIQEIKVDNPQLWSIEHPYLYQVETKVYAGIQLMDDLTTPLGIRYFKFDPENGFSLNGQAMKIKGVAMHHDLGALGAAVNKRAIERQLKILKEMGVNAIRTAHNPPAPELLDLCDQMGFLVQDEAFDVWKEGKQESDGHIYWEQWHRKDLEVMVLRDRNHPSVIMWSIGNEIPEQYDSAGISIASELAGIIKELDMTRPITAGLNENRPGKNFVVQSASLDVLGFNYRHKDYSMLDNWYPMMNLIAAEGMSALATRGHYEMPSDKIIRMNSLEKESMEDEDYSISSYDHVSADWGSTHEETLKALKGKDYISGVFVWAGFDYLGESTPYPFPARSSYFGIVDLAGFPKDAYYLYQSEWTDKPVLHLFPHWNWKKGEQVDVWAYYSQADEVELFLNGKSLGVKKKEGDAMHVMWRVDFEPGSLRLVSRKNGEQVLERQVHTAGDPDKVLLTPDRRELSADGKDLSFVTVSVVDSKGVLVPHADNLIHFEVKGAAKIAGVDNGYQASLESFKADHRKAFNGKCLLIVQNNESKGEIVIRASSDGLRAAQTTLTSD, via the coding sequence ATGAGGATAAGAACGGTATATAGGCTCTTTTTAGGTGTTTTTTTGGTGATGTTAATGCTGGCATGCTCCAGCTCAACAAAAAAGCAAAGAATGATCCTTGACTTCAATAAGGGCTGGTATTTTAAATTGGGGGACCATCCCAATGCCCTCAATGCAGATTTTAATGTTTCTAGCTGGCAGGAAGTTACTTTACCCCATGACTGGAGCATAGCGGGGGATTTCAGTGAAAATCACCCCACTACTGTGGCTGGAGGTGCTTTGCCAGCAGGAAAAGCTTGGTATAGAAAGACTTTTTTACTTCCAAAAGAAGCCGTGGAACAAATTATTTGGATAGAATTTGATGGGGTATACCGTAATAGTGAAGTTTGGATCAATGGGCATAGATTGGGGGAAAGACCAAATGGTTATAGCTCCTTTAAATATGATTTGTCCCCTTACTTAAATTATGGCGATGAGGCCAATATCCTTGCCGTAAAGGTGGACAATGCTGACCAGCCCAATTCTAGGTGGTATACTGGATCTGGTATATACAGGAATGTTCGATTGGTAAGGACAGAGAAAATCCATATTGATCATTGGGGGCTTTTTGTGAGTACTTCCCAAGTGAGCCAGGAACAGGCACAGGTGGATTTGGAGGTAGTCATTAAGAATGAAGGTCTCGTTCAAAGGCATTTGACTTTAGAAACCAGGATATTGAATAGTGAGGGGCTTGAAGTGGCACGCCAAACTACAAAAGAGACGGTTTTAGGAAATCAGCATGCTGAGATTATTCAGGAAATCAAGGTGGATAATCCGCAATTATGGTCGATTGAACATCCTTATTTATACCAAGTGGAGACGAAAGTATATGCTGGTATACAGCTAATGGATGATTTGACAACACCTTTGGGGATACGTTATTTTAAGTTTGACCCTGAAAATGGATTTTCTCTGAATGGCCAAGCCATGAAAATTAAGGGGGTTGCCATGCATCATGATCTAGGAGCCCTAGGAGCGGCAGTAAACAAAAGGGCCATTGAGAGGCAATTGAAGATATTGAAGGAAATGGGCGTCAATGCTATCAGGACAGCCCATAATCCTCCAGCTCCTGAATTATTGGATTTATGTGATCAAATGGGCTTTCTTGTGCAAGATGAAGCTTTTGATGTTTGGAAGGAGGGAAAACAGGAATCTGATGGACACATATATTGGGAACAATGGCACAGAAAGGATTTAGAAGTTATGGTCCTAAGAGACAGAAATCATCCATCAGTGATCATGTGGAGTATAGGAAATGAAATCCCAGAGCAATATGACAGTGCAGGAATCAGTATAGCCAGTGAATTGGCAGGGATCATCAAAGAGCTGGACATGACTCGGCCTATAACAGCGGGCTTGAATGAAAACAGGCCAGGAAAAAACTTTGTGGTTCAGTCGGCTAGTTTGGATGTTTTAGGATTTAACTATAGACATAAGGACTATTCGATGCTGGATAATTGGTATCCAATGATGAATTTGATTGCTGCTGAAGGAATGTCTGCATTGGCTACCAGGGGACATTATGAAATGCCATCTGATAAGATTATTCGCATGAATAGCCTTGAGAAAGAAAGTATGGAAGATGAAGATTATTCCATTTCATCTTACGATCATGTGTCAGCTGACTGGGGCAGTACCCATGAAGAAACTTTAAAAGCGCTGAAGGGCAAAGATTATATTTCAGGGGTTTTTGTTTGGGCCGGATTTGATTATTTGGGAGAATCTACTCCCTATCCATTTCCTGCAAGGAGTTCCTATTTTGGTATTGTGGACTTGGCTGGTTTTCCTAAGGATGCTTATTATCTCTACCAAAGTGAGTGGACAGATAAGCCGGTTTTGCATTTGTTTCCACATTGGAATTGGAAGAAAGGTGAGCAGGTGGATGTCTGGGCTTATTATAGTCAAGCGGATGAGGTGGAATTGTTTTTGAATGGAAAATCCCTTGGAGTAAAGAAGAAGGAAGGAGATGCCATGCACGTCATGTGGCGTGTGGATTTTGAGCCGGGTTCACTGAGATTGGTATCCAGGAAAAATGGTGAGCAGGTTTTGGAAAGGCAGGTGCACACTGCTGGGGATCCTGATAAGGTACTTTTAACTCCAGATAGGAGGGAGCTGTCAGCTGACGGAAAGGATTTGTCTTTTGTTACGGTCAGTGTGGTGGATAGTAAAGGGGTCTTGGTACCCCATGCGGATAACCTGATCCATTTTGAAGTGAAGGGAGCGGCTAAGATTGCCGGGGTTGATAATGGTTATCAGGCTTCTTTGGAATCTTTTAAGGCAGATCATAGAAAAGCCTTTAATGGTAAATGCCTGCTGATCGTTCAAAATAATGAAAGCAAGGGAGAAATTGTCATAAGGGCTAGCTCTGACGGGCTAAGGGCTGCTCAGACCACCCTTACTTCAGATTAG
- a CDS encoding SbcC/MukB-like Walker B domain-containing protein translates to MIPIKLEIEGLYSYKEKQSIDFTQLTGAGLFGIFGAVGSGKSSVLEAILLALYGNTERLASKGEKNSMVNLQSQAISINLEFKAGKNNQQLYKASYLAKRNPKKFEDIKPATHTFYEQQNGSWMPLEMGAEQILGMKMSHFRQTVIIPQGKFREFIEQKPKDRADMMKELFGLERFDLADRTRRLLSAEREKKTILNTKLEGLDTYTKEVLQQSLEHQQSLSDQRESQSKLVDQKEQELRKGQSIKEKAGQLKQLLVQWQSLEEKIPVFQQKREHLEQYQKALTYLKPILEQIKEQETEEEKYRVSVVDCERFQSTLEQEIEQKEARYNKLYTEYRKKGEREARIRDLLQIKNLNQLGLEKQSLQEELHRLTKNSQEFQSKKTEMEKAIQEQEQKLDNLKVPSMEEISKMEAALVEMRQNAGNLQSLERQLNSLEENLALSENEVKSLLTELHINHTDFGTLLQESNTQLSLLEKEREKLLQQQGLFTYANQLQAGEACPLCGALDHPTPLSHNFDQEKLSNNELQIQKKKTKLEQYRQAQSKHEKLLIGQQNAQANKAEKLTEIQKLKERNQTLIQQFGVLGLKDQEAIENRLVSAKHEIQTEKELSSGLKKLQTNHRQFLTEAEKDLEKLQAIDHKAKTLDTKIETKLAEINYQDLLEKYQSTSAQKIDEDISKVKTFLDELEVNLPRAQDALNEAKQKQTTNLTNLKNYQNRLEEVKGKLIKLKDELALSLESHAFKDATTVKQLLASQIDPKQLEEEIKEFDRQRDLFKVKIQELKADQAVMEFSIESFEKMQEEYKIAKNTLHEIQESLSLLTNKIGEIKLKLDEKSQLKKSLQEVENRESNLNELNRMFQGSGFVKYVSNIYLKELVQTANLRFMKLSKNSLSLDVDESNTFWIIDHLNGGNRRLLKSLSGGQTFQASLCLALALAEKVKSLNRAEQSFFFLDEGFGALDKNALRTVFETLKSLRHENRIVGIISHVEELQQEIGVFAKVALDTEKGSQVSYSY, encoded by the coding sequence ATGATCCCTATCAAACTGGAAATCGAAGGATTATATTCCTATAAAGAAAAACAAAGCATCGACTTCACCCAGCTTACAGGAGCAGGCCTATTTGGCATTTTCGGGGCAGTTGGCAGTGGTAAATCCTCTGTCTTGGAAGCCATCTTATTGGCCCTTTATGGCAATACGGAAAGGCTGGCCAGCAAAGGAGAGAAAAACAGCATGGTCAACCTCCAGAGCCAAGCCATCTCCATCAACCTGGAATTCAAGGCGGGAAAAAACAACCAACAATTATATAAGGCCAGCTACCTGGCCAAAAGGAACCCCAAAAAGTTTGAGGACATCAAACCGGCCACCCATACTTTTTATGAACAACAAAACGGTTCATGGATGCCTTTGGAAATGGGTGCCGAGCAAATATTGGGTATGAAAATGTCCCACTTCCGCCAGACGGTCATTATTCCCCAAGGAAAATTCAGGGAGTTTATCGAACAAAAGCCCAAAGACAGGGCAGATATGATGAAGGAGCTTTTCGGTCTGGAACGCTTCGACTTGGCCGACAGGACCAGAAGATTACTCAGTGCCGAAAGGGAAAAGAAAACGATTCTCAACACCAAGTTGGAAGGCTTGGACACTTATACCAAGGAGGTTTTACAGCAATCCCTTGAACACCAGCAATCCCTTTCTGACCAAAGGGAAAGCCAATCAAAGCTCGTGGACCAGAAGGAGCAAGAGTTAAGAAAAGGCCAATCCATCAAAGAAAAAGCAGGACAACTCAAACAGCTTCTTGTCCAATGGCAAAGCCTGGAAGAAAAAATACCGGTATTCCAGCAAAAGCGTGAACACCTGGAACAATATCAAAAAGCATTAACCTACCTAAAACCTATTCTCGAACAAATCAAAGAGCAAGAAACGGAAGAGGAAAAGTATAGGGTAAGCGTCGTGGACTGCGAACGTTTCCAATCGACATTGGAACAGGAAATTGAACAGAAAGAAGCCAGGTACAATAAATTATACACAGAGTATAGAAAAAAAGGAGAGCGCGAAGCTCGTATCAGGGATTTATTACAGATCAAAAACCTTAACCAACTTGGCCTTGAGAAGCAATCCCTTCAGGAAGAATTGCATCGATTAACCAAAAACAGTCAGGAATTTCAATCCAAGAAAACCGAGATGGAAAAGGCCATCCAGGAGCAAGAGCAAAAGCTGGACAACCTGAAGGTGCCTTCCATGGAAGAAATCAGCAAAATGGAGGCTGCCTTGGTGGAAATGAGACAAAATGCCGGCAACCTCCAAAGTCTTGAGAGGCAGCTCAACAGCTTGGAAGAAAATTTAGCCTTATCAGAAAATGAGGTAAAATCCCTATTGACCGAACTCCATATCAACCATACTGATTTTGGCACATTGCTTCAAGAAAGCAACACCCAGCTTTCCTTATTGGAAAAGGAAAGGGAAAAGCTTTTACAGCAGCAGGGACTGTTTACCTATGCCAACCAACTTCAAGCAGGTGAGGCATGTCCTCTTTGCGGAGCCCTGGACCATCCTACCCCACTTTCCCATAATTTTGATCAGGAAAAGCTAAGCAATAATGAGCTTCAAATCCAGAAAAAAAAGACCAAACTGGAGCAGTATAGACAGGCCCAATCCAAGCATGAAAAGCTCCTGATCGGACAACAAAACGCCCAAGCCAATAAAGCCGAAAAGCTCACTGAAATCCAAAAACTAAAGGAACGAAACCAAACTTTAATCCAACAGTTTGGAGTGCTGGGCTTAAAGGATCAGGAAGCCATAGAAAACAGGCTTGTATCGGCCAAACATGAAATCCAAACAGAAAAAGAGCTAAGCTCCGGCCTTAAAAAACTACAAACAAACCATAGACAATTCTTAACAGAGGCCGAAAAAGACCTTGAAAAGCTGCAGGCCATAGATCATAAAGCAAAGACCCTAGACACAAAGATCGAGACCAAATTGGCCGAAATCAATTATCAGGATCTATTGGAAAAATACCAAAGTACCTCAGCCCAAAAAATCGACGAGGACATCTCAAAAGTAAAAACCTTTTTGGATGAGCTGGAAGTGAATCTCCCACGGGCGCAAGATGCCCTTAATGAAGCCAAACAAAAACAAACTACCAACCTCACCAACCTAAAGAATTACCAAAATCGACTGGAAGAGGTAAAAGGAAAGTTGATAAAGCTAAAGGATGAACTGGCCTTGAGTTTGGAAAGCCATGCATTCAAAGATGCCACAACAGTCAAACAGCTGTTGGCCAGTCAGATTGACCCGAAGCAATTGGAGGAGGAAATCAAGGAATTTGATAGGCAAAGAGACCTTTTCAAAGTGAAAATCCAAGAACTCAAAGCCGATCAAGCGGTGATGGAGTTTTCAATTGAAAGCTTTGAAAAAATGCAAGAGGAATACAAAATTGCTAAAAACACCCTGCATGAAATCCAAGAATCCCTATCCCTATTGACCAATAAAATAGGAGAGATCAAACTTAAGCTGGATGAAAAAAGTCAATTGAAAAAATCCCTTCAAGAGGTGGAAAACAGAGAGAGCAACCTGAACGAACTTAACAGGATGTTTCAGGGAAGCGGCTTTGTAAAATATGTCAGCAATATCTACCTCAAGGAATTGGTACAAACGGCCAACCTGCGTTTTATGAAATTGTCCAAAAACAGTTTGAGCCTAGATGTGGATGAATCCAATACTTTCTGGATCATCGATCACTTAAATGGAGGAAACAGGAGATTGTTAAAATCCCTTTCAGGCGGACAAACTTTTCAGGCATCCCTTTGCCTGGCTTTGGCATTGGCGGAAAAGGTAAAATCACTGAACAGGGCAGAACAAAGCTTTTTCTTTTTGGACGAAGGCTTTGGCGCCTTGGACAAAAATGCCCTAAGGACCGTCTTTGAAACCCTCAAATCCCTAAGGCATGAAAACAGGATCGTGGGAATTATCTCTCATGTCGAAGAGCTCCAGCAAGAAATCGGAGTATTTGCCAAAGTAGCCTTGGATACAGAAAAAGGCAGTCAGGTAAGCTATTCTTATTAA
- a CDS encoding metallophosphoesterase family protein, protein MLKILHSADWHLGKRLQEYSRLPEQELVLEEIIQIADREDVDLVLLAGDIFDTFNPSHEAVELLYKSLKRLSMDGQRPIIAISGNHDSTQFISAPNPLAKELGILFYSQYDQVLSTGPLDSGIEITQAAPGFVELKLPTYNFPIRLILAPYANEVLLKTYLGEEDKEAELRNVLGEKWQEIADKYCDEKGVNLFMGHFFFIKEGEKPEAEPESERPILHVGGAQAIYTHLIPESIQYAALGHLHRYHAADHSPCPIVYSSSPLAYSFSEANQEKKVVLVEAEPGKPVSYTAQALEQGRPLYQQSFSSLADTLKWLEANPYCFVEITFETDSSIDAATRKAIMKAHDGIVSLIPKLSDLEQSQDNSLQAEDLGQDMGTLFSRFYQSAKGIAPNEEIKTLFNEIISQKEDQ, encoded by the coding sequence ATGCTAAAAATCTTACATTCAGCCGATTGGCACCTAGGAAAACGCCTTCAAGAATATTCCAGACTGCCTGAGCAAGAGCTAGTTTTAGAAGAGATCATACAGATTGCAGATCGTGAAGATGTAGACTTGGTACTCCTTGCCGGGGATATTTTTGACACCTTTAACCCCAGCCATGAGGCAGTGGAATTATTGTACAAAAGCCTGAAAAGACTCTCCATGGATGGTCAAAGGCCCATTATTGCCATTTCTGGCAACCATGACAGCACCCAGTTTATCAGTGCCCCCAACCCATTGGCCAAAGAACTGGGTATACTTTTCTACAGCCAATACGACCAAGTGCTCAGCACTGGTCCATTGGACAGCGGCATCGAAATTACTCAAGCGGCTCCAGGCTTTGTGGAACTCAAACTTCCAACATATAATTTCCCCATCAGGCTCATACTTGCTCCCTATGCCAATGAAGTTTTGCTAAAAACCTATCTCGGAGAGGAGGACAAAGAAGCGGAGTTACGAAATGTACTCGGAGAAAAATGGCAGGAGATTGCGGACAAATACTGTGATGAAAAAGGTGTAAACCTCTTTATGGGCCATTTCTTCTTTATCAAGGAAGGCGAAAAGCCAGAAGCCGAACCGGAAAGCGAGCGCCCCATCCTCCATGTTGGGGGAGCACAAGCCATCTATACCCATCTTATTCCTGAAAGCATCCAATATGCAGCTTTGGGGCACTTACATCGCTACCATGCTGCGGACCACTCTCCCTGCCCCATCGTGTACAGCAGTTCCCCTTTGGCCTATAGTTTCAGCGAGGCCAATCAAGAGAAAAAAGTGGTCCTGGTAGAGGCAGAACCAGGAAAACCCGTCAGCTACACAGCCCAAGCTTTGGAACAAGGACGCCCCCTATACCAACAATCCTTTAGCAGTTTGGCGGATACCCTCAAATGGCTGGAAGCCAATCCCTATTGCTTTGTAGAAATCACCTTTGAAACCGACAGCTCCATAGACGCGGCCACCAGAAAGGCCATCATGAAAGCCCATGATGGCATCGTCAGCCTGATCCCTAAACTCTCGGACCTGGAACAAAGCCAGGACAATAGCCTGCAGGCCGAGGACCTTGGTCAGGATATGGGCACACTTTTCTCCCGTTTTTACCAAAGCGCCAAGGGCATCGCTCCCAATGAGGAAATCAAAACACTTTTTAACGAAATCATCAGCCAAAAAGAAGATCAATGA
- a CDS encoding septal ring lytic transglycosylase RlpA family protein: MKKAWCLIVCLVALMGFKATAQPTMVASDSTLLIEKGIASYYGRFFHNRRTANGEIFDMEGMTAAHKHLPFGTMVRVTNLKNGKEIVVKINDRLPQNSRRTIDLAKGAAKKLGMIQMGLAPVHISVLKPAAMAHLIDYYEDETPESLRLRLYYEPIEVEKDLESLFSWTALELSDDE; the protein is encoded by the coding sequence ATGAAAAAAGCTTGGTGTTTAATTGTGTGCTTGGTTGCATTGATGGGCTTTAAGGCAACTGCACAGCCGACCATGGTGGCCTCGGATTCGACCTTATTGATAGAGAAAGGAATTGCCAGTTATTACGGGCGTTTTTTTCATAACCGAAGGACGGCCAATGGGGAAATTTTTGATATGGAAGGGATGACTGCTGCCCACAAGCATCTTCCATTTGGGACCATGGTGAGGGTGACCAACCTGAAAAACGGCAAGGAAATCGTCGTTAAGATCAATGACCGCTTACCCCAAAACTCAAGACGGACCATAGATCTGGCCAAGGGGGCGGCCAAAAAACTGGGCATGATACAAATGGGGCTGGCACCGGTGCATATCAGTGTGCTGAAGCCTGCTGCAATGGCCCATCTAATTGATTATTATGAGGATGAAACCCCTGAAAGCCTAAGGTTAAGATTGTACTATGAGCCCATTGAGGTAGAAAAAGATCTTGAATCCCTTTTTAGCTGGACAGCTTTGGAGCTAAGCGATGATGAGTAG